CAGCCGCTGCGTGACTGGTTGCATGAAAGCCAGCGTTCCGTACGTACGCCGAAGTACCTGATTCTAGATGAGCGTACCCGTATCGCCGGTTGCCATATGATCCGGGCGTTGGTGGAAGAAGTGATCGAAAGCGAAGGCGTCGAGGCATTTGAAACATTTGCCTACGAGATCATCGAAGAAGGGCGTCGGGGCTTGCGGCAACGGCTCAGGGATATGACCATTCCGGGCGTCTATCGCAAGGTAGCGTTTGTTGACGTGCCGTACGACCATGAGGATGTCAACCTGACGTCTTCTTACGCCAAAATGAACACGATCATGCACGCGCCTACGGAGCTGACCATCAGGCCGGATGGTTCTTGGCGCATGAACTTCGAAGGAGGCAGCCGCTGGTGCTGGCACAGTTTCAACGCCAACCAGGTCGCTTTCACCAGCGGTATCTGGGTGATGCTGACCCAGACGCTGGTGCCGACGCAACGGATCAATGATGGCGCCTATTACGCAACTGAGTTCCATATTCCCAAGGGAACATGGATGAATCCGGACGACCGTCGTACAGCGCATGCTGATGCCTGGCACTATCTTGTTTCCGCCTGGACCGGCATGTGGCGTGCCATGAGCCAATCCTATTTCAGTCGTGGTTATCTGGAAGAGGTCAATGCGGGTAACGGGAATACCAGTAACTGGCTGCAGGGTGGCGGCATCAACCAGGATGGTGAAATTCACGCCGTCAACAGCTTTGAGACGGCGGCCACCGGCACCGGCGCCTGCGCGGTCAAGGATGGACTAAATCATGCTGCGGCCGTATGGAACCCCGAAGGCGACATGGGTGATATCGAAATCTGGGAAATGGCCGAGCCTTTGCTGTTCATGGGACGCACGGTCAAATGCAACTCAGGTGGCTATGGGAAGTACCGGGGCGGTTGCGGTTTGGAAACCTTGCGCATGGTATGGCACGCGCAGGACTGGACTATGTTCTTCTCAGGCAACGGCTATATGAATAGTGACTGGGGGATGATGGGCGGTTATCCTGCTGCCACCGGCTATCGCTTTGAAGCCCACCACACTGGGCTGAAAGATCGCATTGCCAATCGCGATTCACTACCGCTGGGAGCCGATGCCAATCCGAACCAACCGGACTACGAGAAACATCTGGGAGAGGGCGCGGTGGTCAAGCGCGACAAGCAATGCATGACAACCGAAACCGTATTTGATGACCACGATTTGTACCTCAATTACATTCGTGGAGGCCCGGGTTTTGGTGATCCGCTGGATCGGGATCCTCAGGCGATTGCCCGCGACCTCAACTGCCGTTTCGTTCTGCCTGAATATGCCGAACGTGTTTATGGCGCCGTTATTGCAAAAGATGCCCATGACGTATGGACGGTTGACGATCGCAAAACCGAAGAACGACGCAAGCAGATCCGCAAGGAACGCCTGAAACGCGCTGTTCCGGTACGCGACTGGATGAAACAGGAGCGCGAACGGATTATCGCCAAGGATGCGTCATTGCCGGTACGTCATATGTACTCAACCAGCTTCGGTCTGAGCGAAAAATTCACCAACGAATTCAAGTCCTTCTGGGATTTGCCTGCCGATTGGTCGTTGCCCGAATCCGAGCTGGGTGTTCCATCCTTTGGCTCCACGTATCGTAATGACATTTCCGAAATGCCCGACGTTCGTACGGTTGTGCTGGTGGAAGAGTAATTCGCAGGGATCGGCGCCAAGGCAGCCGGTCCCGCTACAACAATATTGGAGATAATTTATGTCAGTTTATACAAAGGAACAGGTCAGAAATCTGGTTGACGGCAAACTCGATTGGGATACGACCTTGCGCATGTTGCAAATGCCTAAGGACAAGGAGCGTTTTGAAATGTATCGTGATGTCCTGCAGGCTAAAATGTCATGGAAGGACGAAATCATTTTGCCGCTGGGGCCACATCTTCATATCGTGCGCTCGGCGAAAACCGGCGAGTGGATCACCAAATGTGAGTGCGGACATGAGTTTTGTGCCTATGACAAAAACTGGAAACTGGAGGCGAGCATTTTTGTGCGCGATACGCCTGAAGCAATGGAGGAAGTCTATCCATTGCTCATGGCGCCCGACACGCAGTGGCAGGTGTATCGGGAGTACTATTGTCCTGATTGTGGCGTAATGCTGGATGTAGAAGCGCCCACGCCATGGTATCCCGTGATTCACGATTTTTCGCCGGATATTGAGGCTTTCTATAAAGACTGGTTGGGTCTTCCTGTACCTAAAAAAGGGAAGTAAACAGCTGGCTGCGTGGGCGCCTGACAGCCGATTCACGCTGTGTTAGTCCACGCAGAGCTTCAGTGAAGTATCAGTGCGGCATCATGATTGTAATTTTTATGACGTTTATGATGCCGCCATGGCTCTCATGCTTGTTGCAATCAGCGTTCAGCAATGGTGGGCTAAATAGCCTGCTGCTATTCACCGTGAATGCTGGCAGCACGTTAAGCCAATTGATCTTGCTGTACTGCTGCAGGGCTGCGTTACAGACGCAGCCCTGCAGCAGTTTTTACAACAACACCAGGCTGAGCAACCATACCGTGAGCATCCCGACCACGCCCTGAATCAGCGTGGCCATGGTCTGTGCATAATAGGCGGTTGAGACGCGCATGCGGCTAAACTGGGTAACCACCCAGAAGAAACTGTCGTTGGCATGAGAGACGGTCATCCCGCCCGCACCAATGGCCATTACTGTCAGGACACGTCCCATTTCGCTATCCAGACCTAATTGACCGAGCATCGGCGCGACCAGCGCAGAGGTCGTGACCAGCGCGACAGTGGTCGAGCCCTGGGCGGTTTTGAGCGCTGCCGATACGATGAAGGGCATAAACAACCCGATTCCCATGGCCGACAGGGTCGTGCCAATGTAATCACCCAGCGGCGTTACTTTCAGAATTGCGCCAAAAGCACCGCCCGCACCGGTGATCAGCAGAATCGGTGCCGCAGAAGTGAGTCCTTCGGCCACATAGTCATGAAACTGCTGGCGTTTGCCCGTACCCTTGAGCAGGAACATGGCAGCGATCATGCCCGCGAGTAGCGCAACGACAGGATGCCCCAGGAACAGCAGGATGCTGGCAAAGGTACCTTCACCAAACGGCTTGCTGGGGAAGGCGACGATCGAGCCAATGCAGATCAGGATGATAGGCAGGAAAATGGGCGTAAAGGCCTGGGCTGCGCTGGGCAGCACGCCATATTCTTCACGGGTCTTCATCAAGCCCTGATTCGGGCCGACAGGCACCACAGGCTCTTCCAGTTCAATGTCCTTTTTCAGGAAAATATTGGCCCAGAGCAAACCAGCGAGCGCCGTCACCGCAGATACGACCAGACCAACCAGAATGACCAGGCCCAGGTTGTCGCCCAGCCCCAGATTGCCGGCGGCGGCAATCGGTCCCGGGGTTGGCGGCACAAAAGTATGGGTTGCATACAGGCCGGTTGCCAGCGCGACGCTCATGGCGATCAGCGAGACATTCATGCGTTTTGCAATGGCTTCCTTCAGCGAATTGAGAATCACATAGCCAGAATCACAAAACACGGGGATGGATACCAGATAGCCAATAACAGACATGGTAAGCGTAGGGAAGCGATTTCCCAGCAGCTTGATAATGCTGTCTGCCATGGTAATGGCGGCGCCTGTTTTCTCCAGAATGACACCAATGATGGTGCCCAATACAATCACAATCCCGATACTGCCCATGATGCCACCGAAGCCGGTGGTGATGTGTTTGACAATATCCAGCAGCGGCACCTGATACATGAAGCCGCCGATAAAAGCCGCTGCGAGCAAAGCCAGAAACGGATGAAGTTTGAGTTTGGTTGTTGCCAGTACGATCAGCGCGATCAATATGGCAAGAATGGCGACCAGGTACATTTCAGTTGTCCTAATTCAATTGTGGTAAAAGGTTGGGGTGCAACGGGTAATAATTCGGCGATTGTATCTTAATTATTACCGGATATCGTGGTCTTACCCCTGCGCTGGCGCATGTGCAGCGTGGCCGATGGCAGCCGATCAGGCTGCTGGCGCAAGGCGCGACTAGCGATGATATGTTGATCGGCAGGGGCGTGCAACCAGTTCGGATGGCATGCATGGTGGGGCCTGCCAGCACTAGAGCGACAGAACGTTTCACCAGAAAAAGTAAAGACCATTAAGAAAAAGTGGCTTGCCAGCCAGTAGTCGCTTGTTCACAATGACTACAGTTCCTCGGTTTCAACAGGCACCTGTCGCAACGCCATCAGTTTTGGCATAATCACGGCAGTTCAGGAAAAGACAATGACAGAGAGTACAAAAAACGAAAACGTAGGCCAGCTTCAGCTGATTGCGGGCATGGCTATGTCGGGCACCATTGGGCTGTTCGTAGTCTGGTCGGGGCAGAATCCCTTTAATGTCGGGTTCTGGCGCTGCCTGATTGGCGGGTTGTGCTTGTTGCTGTTTTGTTTTGCCAAGGGATATCTGAAGCTGTCGCACGTATCAAGATTGCAATGGGTATTGCTTGCCGTCAGCGGCGTGGTGCTGGTGCTGAACTGGGCAGCGCTGTTCGCTTCCTATCTGCACGCGGGTATCGGCGTTGGCACGGTGATCTACAATACGCAGCCGTTTTTTCTGTTGCTGGCCGGCCCGCTGATATTCGGAGAGCGCATCACGCTTAAACAGGTGCTGCTGGCGATGCTGGCCTTTGGCGGCGTGATACTGATTGTGCTGCCCGCTCTGCTTGGAGTAGAAGTGGATCTGCTGTTTCTACAGGGCGCCGGCTTTGCCTTGCTTGCCGCCATGCTTTATTCGGGCGTGACCATTGTTACCAAAAAGCTGGCCGGTATCAAACCTCATGTTGTAGCGATGTGTCAGCTGGGCGTGGGGCTTGTTTTCCTGGCGCCGATCATGGCATTTGACCAGATGCCACAGACATCAATGCAATGGCTGTATGTCGTTGTCATGGGGGTGTTTCATACCTTCCTGATGTATATCCTGATCTACTCTGCATATCAATCATTGCCGGTGGGAAAAATTGCGATTCTGTCTTATGTTTATCCGGTCGTCGCGGTGATTGCAGATTATTTTGCGTTTGGCCATGAAGTGGGGGGCTGGCAATGGCTGGGCATTGTCATGATTATTGCTGCGGGCTTAGCCAATGCGCGCAATTCGGGAAGACGGGTGCAATCGCCGGACATGTTGCAGAAGAATCTGCAAGCCGGGCATGGCGAGCTTGCCGGCGATGCGGTTATAAATAGTCCGGTGCGAACACAATCGCAATAAGCTGTGTTTTTAGATGGCTGCACCAAGGCACCAGGCTCCCGGTATTAACGGTTTTAACGATATTAACGGGTCTTGTTCCGTTTGTGTCGGGCCTGTTGTAGGTGGTTATCGATCGGAAAAGCCGGGCGACTGAGTATGGTGCTGCGTCTGGTAGGCGGCGGCTTCCTGTATCAGCCACTGCCGAAATTTTTGCGCCCCTTTGGATAAGCCGGCCAGTGACGGCCCCAGCAGAAAGTATCCCAGTTCCGAGCGCAATGTCAGCGGGTCTATCGCAACCAGTTTCTGTTCCTTGAGCAACGTGTCCAGCAGCACCAGCCGTCCCAGCAGCATGCCCTGGTGGGCA
Above is a window of Advenella kashmirensis WT001 DNA encoding:
- a CDS encoding GntP family permease — protein: MYLVAILAILIALIVLATTKLKLHPFLALLAAAFIGGFMYQVPLLDIVKHITTGFGGIMGSIGIVIVLGTIIGVILEKTGAAITMADSIIKLLGNRFPTLTMSVIGYLVSIPVFCDSGYVILNSLKEAIAKRMNVSLIAMSVALATGLYATHTFVPPTPGPIAAAGNLGLGDNLGLVILVGLVVSAVTALAGLLWANIFLKKDIELEEPVVPVGPNQGLMKTREEYGVLPSAAQAFTPIFLPIILICIGSIVAFPSKPFGEGTFASILLFLGHPVVALLAGMIAAMFLLKGTGKRQQFHDYVAEGLTSAAPILLITGAGGAFGAILKVTPLGDYIGTTLSAMGIGLFMPFIVSAALKTAQGSTTVALVTTSALVAPMLGQLGLDSEMGRVLTVMAIGAGGMTVSHANDSFFWVVTQFSRMRVSTAYYAQTMATLIQGVVGMLTVWLLSLVLL
- a CDS encoding DMT family transporter; this translates as MTESTKNENVGQLQLIAGMAMSGTIGLFVVWSGQNPFNVGFWRCLIGGLCLLLFCFAKGYLKLSHVSRLQWVLLAVSGVVLVLNWAALFASYLHAGIGVGTVIYNTQPFFLLLAGPLIFGERITLKQVLLAMLAFGGVILIVLPALLGVEVDLLFLQGAGFALLAAMLYSGVTIVTKKLAGIKPHVVAMCQLGVGLVFLAPIMAFDQMPQTSMQWLYVVVMGVFHTFLMYILIYSAYQSLPVGKIAILSYVYPVVAVIADYFAFGHEVGGWQWLGIVMIIAAGLANARNSGRRVQSPDMLQKNLQAGHGELAGDAVINSPVRTQSQ
- a CDS encoding acetone carboxylase subunit gamma, whose translation is MSVYTKEQVRNLVDGKLDWDTTLRMLQMPKDKERFEMYRDVLQAKMSWKDEIILPLGPHLHIVRSAKTGEWITKCECGHEFCAYDKNWKLEASIFVRDTPEAMEEVYPLLMAPDTQWQVYREYYCPDCGVMLDVEAPTPWYPVIHDFSPDIEAFYKDWLGLPVPKKGK
- a CDS encoding hydantoinase B/oxoprolinase family protein yields the protein MNNMMTKNVFGPGELLGNGKTLREHRNEVLSKTRETGHYNGLSTLTFKEKDPIRYEKMFSRLRGGLVHARETAKKIAASPIVEQEGELCFTLYNAAGDCILTSTGIIIHVGTMGAAIKYMIENDWEANPGINPGDMFTNNDCTIGNVHPCDIATIVPIFWADRLVGWVGGVTHVIDTGSISPGSMSTGQTQRFGDGYMTTCRKTGVNDQPLRDWLHESQRSVRTPKYLILDERTRIAGCHMIRALVEEVIESEGVEAFETFAYEIIEEGRRGLRQRLRDMTIPGVYRKVAFVDVPYDHEDVNLTSSYAKMNTIMHAPTELTIRPDGSWRMNFEGGSRWCWHSFNANQVAFTSGIWVMLTQTLVPTQRINDGAYYATEFHIPKGTWMNPDDRRTAHADAWHYLVSAWTGMWRAMSQSYFSRGYLEEVNAGNGNTSNWLQGGGINQDGEIHAVNSFETAATGTGACAVKDGLNHAAAVWNPEGDMGDIEIWEMAEPLLFMGRTVKCNSGGYGKYRGGCGLETLRMVWHAQDWTMFFSGNGYMNSDWGMMGGYPAATGYRFEAHHTGLKDRIANRDSLPLGADANPNQPDYEKHLGEGAVVKRDKQCMTTETVFDDHDLYLNYIRGGPGFGDPLDRDPQAIARDLNCRFVLPEYAERVYGAVIAKDAHDVWTVDDRKTEERRKQIRKERLKRAVPVRDWMKQERERIIAKDASLPVRHMYSTSFGLSEKFTNEFKSFWDLPADWSLPESELGVPSFGSTYRNDISEMPDVRTVVLVEE